A single window of Arvicola amphibius chromosome 15, mArvAmp1.2, whole genome shotgun sequence DNA harbors:
- the Smad1 gene encoding mothers against decapentaplegic homolog 1, with protein sequence MNVTSLFSFTSPAVKRLLGWKQGDEEEKWAEKAVDALVKKLKKKKGAMEELEKALSCPGQPSSCVTIPRSLDGRLQVSHRKGLPHVIYCRVWRWPDLQSHHELKPLECCEFPFGSKQKEVCINPYHYKRVESPVLPPVLVPRHSEYNPQHSLLAQFRNLGQNEPHMPLNATFPDSFQQPSSHPFPHSPTSSYPNSPGSSSSTYPHSPTSSDPGSPFQMPADTPPPAYLPPEDPMAQDGSQPMDTNMMAPSLPSEVNRGDVQAVAYEEPKHWCSIVYYELNNRVGEAFHASSTSVLVDGFTDPSNNKNRFCLGLLSNVNRNSTIENTRRHIGKGVHLYYVGGEVYAECLSDSSIFVQSRNCNYHHGFHPTTVCKIPSGCSLKIFNNQEFAQLLAQSVNHGFETVYELTKMCTIRMSFVKGWGAEYHRQDVTSTPCWIEIHLHGPLQWLDKVLTQMGSPHNPISSVS encoded by the exons ATGAACGTGACCAGCTTGTTTTCATTCACGAGTCCGGCTGTGAAGAGACTTCTAGGGTGGAAACAGGGTGACGAGGAAGAAAAATGGGCAGAGAAAGCCGTGGATGCTTTGGtgaaaaaactgaagaagaagaaaggggccaTGGAAGAGTTGGAGAAAGCCCTGAGCTGCCCGGGGCAGCCGAGCAGCTGCGTCACCATTCCCCGCTCCCTGGACGGCAGGCTGCAGGTGTCCCACCGCAAGGGACTGCCTCATGTCATTTATTGCCGCGTGTGGCGCTGGCCTGACCTCCAGAGCCACCATGAACTGAAGCCTCTGGAGTGTTGTGAGTTTCCTTTCGGTTCCAAGCAGAAGGAGGTCTGCATCAACCCCTACCACTACAAGCGAGTGGAGAGCCCTG TCCTGCCTCCCGTGCTGGTTCCCAGGCACAGTGAGTATAACCCTCAGCACAGCCTCCTGGCGCAGTTCCGCAACCTGGGACAAAATGAGCCGCACATGCCGCTGAACGCTACGTTTCCGGACTCCTTCCAGCAGCCCAGCAGCCACCCGTTCCCCCACTCGCCCACCAGCAGCTACCCCAACtccccaggcagcagcagcagcacctacCCTCACTCGCCCACCAGCTCAGACCCGGGCAGCCCTTTCCAGATGCCAG CTGACACCCCTCCACCTGCTTACCTGCCTCCTGAAGACCCCATGGCCCAGGATGGCTCTCAGCCAATGGACACGAACATGATGGCCCCTTCGCTGCCCTCAGAAGTCAACCGAGGAG ACGTTCAGGCTGTTGCTTACGAGGAACCAAAACACTGGTGCTCTATTGTGTACTATGAGCTCAACAACCGCGTGGGCGAGGCGTTCCACGCATCCTCCACAAGTGTGTTGGTTGACGGTTTCACTGATCCTTCCAACAATAAGAACCGCTTCTGCCTTGGGCTGCTCTCCAACGTTAACCGGAACTCCACTATTGAGAACACCAGGCGACACATTGGGAAAG GGGTCCACCTGTACTACGTTGGCGGAGAGGTGTATGCCGAATGCCTCAGCGACAGCAGCATCTTCGTGCAGAGTCGGAACTGCAACTACCATCATGGCTTTCACCCCACTACTGTCTGCAAGATCCCCAGTGGGTGTAGCTTGAAAATTTTCAACAACCAAGAGTTTGCTCAGCTGCTGGCACAGTCTGTGAACCATGGCTTCGAGACAGTGTATGAACTCACCAAAATGTGCACTATTCGAATGAGCTTCGTGAAG gGTTGGGGAGCTGAATACCACAGGCAGGATGTTACTAGCACCCCCTGCTGGATTGAGATACACCTGCATGGCCCTCTCCAGTGGCTGGATAAAGTTCTTACCCAGATGGGTTCGCCCCACAATCCTATTTCATCGGTGTCTTAA